Below is a genomic region from Bacillus thermozeamaize.
GAACCTGGAAGTAAGAGGTCCGTCACTGTTCGTTGGATACGCGAAACGGTTGGAAATGACCAAAAACGAATTCAACGGCGACTGGTTCAAGACAGGCGATATCGCCGTGCTTAATGAGCAGGGTTACTTGAGCATTCAGGGCCGGGCAAAGGACGTGATTATCCGCGGAGGGGAGAACATTCCGGTGGCTTATGTAGAAAATGTGTTGCATTCGCATCCTGACATTGAACAGGCGGCTCTGGTAGCGATGCCGGACCCCAGACTGCAGGAAAGGGCCTGTGCATTTGTGATATTGAGGGAAGGCGCCACGTTGACTTTCGAGCAGCTGCAAACGTTCATGCAAGAAAAAGGCGTGGCGAAGCAGTATTGGCCGGAGCGGTTGGAGATTGTGAAGGAATTTCCCCGGACGCCAAGCGGCAAAATCCAGAAATACAAGCTCAGGGAAGAGATTCAGAGACGCCTGTCTGAACAGGGGGATGCGGGATGAAAGAAGATGTGCTTCGAAATCGGATTGCCTTGATTACAGGTGCTTCCAGAGGGATTGGCAGAGCCTTGGCCATCAAGCTGGCCGAAAAAGGGGCAAAGATTGTGATCAATTACCGAAAAAATCAAGAAGCTGCGGAACAAGTACAAAAGCAGATTCAAGAATTAGGTTCGGAAGTGATGCTATGCCAAGCGGATTTGGGAGAAACTGAACAGATCGCAAACATGTTTGCGCAAGTTCGTGAGGTGTTTGGTTCGTTGGACATTTTGGTTGCCAATGCCGCCGCCACAGCGTTTAAGCCGCTCATGGAGGTCCGATCGCATCATATCCAGCGCACGTTTGCCATCACTGTGGAAGGATTTATCCAATGTGTCCAGCATGCCGTCCCGTTGATGGAAAGAGGTGGAAGAATTGTCGCGGTATCAGGGTTTGACAGTTTCCGTTATATCAAACATCATGGACTGCTCGGTGCGGCCAAAGCCGCAATGGAAAATCTGGTGCGTTATTGGGCTTGTGAGCTGGCGGAAAAAGGAATCAACGTCAATGGTGTATGTCCAGGGTATGTGGAGACCGATTCGGCACGCATTTATTCCGGAGAGCATTGGGAAGAGAATGTCGTGTCCTGGAGCCGGCAGATCCCAAAAGGCCGTCTGGCCACACCGGATGAGATTGCGGATGCCATCCAGTTCTTTTGCTCCCCTGCTTCAGAATATGTCACTGGACAAACGTTGGTTGTGGACGGCGGCCTCACATTACAGTGAAGAAGGGATAACATGCTCAATTTTGCCTTTACGGAAGAACAGGAACAGTTGCGCAAGACACTGCGGGAATTTGCTCAGAAAGAACTGCTTCCGAATTATACAAAGTGGGACAGGGAGAAAACATTCCCGCTTGAAACATGGAAGAAGATGGGCCAACTCGGTCTGACAGGACTGCGCGTTCATTCTGAATACGGCGGCATTGGTGCAGACTGTATCACCACAGGGATTGCCGCAGAAGAGGTTGGCAAGGGGGACTTTAATGCCGCTTACGCTGTGATGCTAAACGGGCTTATTGGTGAAATTTTGCAGGCACATGCAACAGAGCATGTGAAAAAAACATGGCTTCAGCCGATGGCTGAGGGAAACCGGCTCCTTGCCATTGCCATCACCGAACCGGGAGCCGGTTCGGATGCTGCAAGGATCAAGACGCGTGCCGTTCGTAAAGGAGATGAGTACGTCATCTCGGGAGAAAAATCAGGCATTTCACTTGCACGGGTCGCCCATGCCTTCCTGATCTTTGCCAAAACAGATCCGGATGCAGGAGCCCGGGGTGTCAGTGTGTTTCTGGTGCCGCGAAATAGTGACGGGATTGAGATTCAGGGGTATGAGGATATGGGGAATGTGCCGATTGGGAGGGGTTCTGTCTTTCTCGATCAGGTTCGCGTCCCCGTTGAATACAGGATTGGTGCAGAGAATCAAGGATTTTACCAGATCATGAATGGGTTTGATTTAAGCCGGGTCCTGATTGCCCTGCAGTGTATCGGGGCAGCCGAGCAGACCTTGACGGAAACCATGGAGCATGTCAAGGAACGTCATGCATTTGGCCAGCCGCTGGCCAAGTTTGAAGGCGTGTCCTTTCCGATCGCTGAAACCCACACCTGGCTGGAGATGGCCAGATGGCTGTGTTACCGGACGTTGTGGCTGCGTGATCAAGGATTGTCACATACCAAAGAGGCGGCCATGTGCAAATGGATCGGTCCTTCGATTGCCGCCAAGGCCATTCACGAGTGCCTGCTTTTGAACGGACATTACGGCTACACAAAAGAAATGCCGATTGAGCAGCGTTTGCGGGATGTCATCGGTCTGGAAATCGGCGATGGAACAGCCCAGATACAAAAAATCATTATAGCAAGAGAACTATTGGGAAAAGAATTTAAGCCTTATTAAAGTCATATAAATTTGAACAAAATTAAGGAGGTTTCGTCATGACGTATCAAGATATTCTTTATACCAAAAAAGATGGTGTGGCCTGGATCACGATTAACCGGCCGGAGGTGTACAACGCTTTTCGTTCCTTGACTGTCAGAGAACTCATTGCTGCTTTTCGCGATGCCTGGGATGACAATACCATTGGCGTCGTCGTGCTGACCGGTGCCGGCGACAAGGCGTTTTGTACAGGCGGGGATCAAAAAGATCGGGGCGGTGAAGGGTACACGGGCACAGGAGGCGGACTGGAAGGAGGCATTGGACTGGAGGTCGAAGGGTTGCACACCGTGATTCGCAACATTCCCAAACCGGTGATTGCCGCCGTCAACGGCTATGCGATTGGAGGGGGACATGTCCTTCACGTGATCTGCGATTTGACGATCGCTTCGGACAGAGCGAAGTTTGGCCAGGCAGGACCTCGCGTGGGGAGTTACGATGCCGGCTTTGGGACGGCGTACCTGGCACGGATCGTGGGCGAGAAAAAAGCGCGGGAAATTTGGTACCTCTGCGAGCAATACACGGCACAAGAGGCGTTGGAGATGGGGCTGGTGAACAAGGTGGTGCCGCACGAGAAATTGATGGAAGAGGTGGAGAACTGGTGTCAGAAACTCCTGGCCAAAAGCCCGACGGCGCTGAAGATGTTAAAGTACTCATTTAACGCCGACTCGGCCAGCATTGAAGGCATTACGCAGTTGTCCATGGCTTCCCTGGCCATGTTTTACCGGACGGAGGAAGCGATGGAAGGCCGGAATGCGTTTATCGAGAAACGCACCCCTGATTTTTCCAAATTTAGAAAGTAGGATAGGACGCCACATGACGGGATGCTCCAAGGATGCTGCAGCAGAGTTGATTCAGAATCTTAATTCCAGATGGAAAAGGGAGTGGAAAACGGATGAGGCTAAAAGATAAGGTATGCATTGTGACTGGAGGAGGCAGAGGTATCGGGGAAGCCATTTGCAAGAAGCTGGCAAGTGAAGGGGCAAAAGTGGTGGTTGCCGACCTGTTGTTGGATCATGCGCAAGCCACAGCCGGTGCCATCCATCAAGATGGCGGGAACGCCATGGCGATCAAAGTGGATGTGACAATCCTGGAAGATGTGGAGAAAATGGTTGAGCAAACAAAACAGACGTTTGGGCGCATTGATGTGTTGGTGAACAATGCCGGTTGGGACAAGGTGGAACCCTTTTTGGACAGCACCGAGGAGACTTGGGACAAGGTATTGGCCATCAACCTGAAGGGCGTTTTTTACACATGCAAGACCGTATTGCCCATCATGATCGAACAGGGTTACGGGAAGGTCGTCAATATTGGATCGGATGCCGGGCGGGTCGGTTCCAGCGGAGAAGCCGTGTATGCTGCGGCAAAAGGCGGCGTGATTGCGTTTTCCAAAACATTGGCGAGAGAAATGGCCCGCCACAAGATCAACGTCAATGTGGTCTGTCCGGGTCCGGCAGATACCCCTTTGTTTCAGGAAATTTCCTCTTACAATCCGAAAATTGCGGACGCGCTTGAGAGAGCCATCCCGTTGCGCCGGCTGGCTCAGCCGGAAGACATCGCACATGCCGTTTGTTATTTTGCATCGGATGAGGCTGCTTATGTCACGGGTCAGACACTGAGCGTTTCCGGCGGTTTAACCATGGTGTAGATAACATGTTTTCAGAAATGAAACGAAAAGCGGGGCTAAAGCGATGTATGAAACCATTTTGGTTGAAATGTCGGGCAACGTCAAAACCATCACCTTGAACCGGCCTGGTCAATTCAATGCGTTAAACCAGCAACTGCTTCTTGAACTGACACAGGAAATCATAAAAACCAAGTCGGAAAAACACTGCCGCGCGCTGATCATGACTGGTGTCGGCAACCATTTTGCTGTGGGCGCCGATCTGAAAGGCATTGCAGACATGGATGTGGATGCATTCCAGTCGTATATCCACCTCTTTCAGGAATTGTTGTGGCAGCTTGAAAACCTCCCCATATTGACGGTGGCAGCTGTAAAGGGGTATGCGTACGGCGGCGGTTGCGAACTTTCGCTGGCATGCGACTTTCGATTTGCTTCGCCGGATGCGAAGTTTGCGCTGCCGGAAATCAAACTGGGACTCATTCCGGGGGCGGGTGGCACATACCGATTGCCCAAATTGATTGGGCTTTCAAGAGCGAAGATGATGCTCTATACGGGTGAACCGGTCACAGCCGATGAGGCCTTTCGAATGGGATTGGTCGACCGGGTGATTGAAGGGGAAAGTTTATCAAGTGAAGCGACAGCGTTTTGCAAAAAAATAGCCCAGCAACCGATTTGGGCATTCCAAGCGCTCAAGCAGTCCTCCCAGCATGCTGTCCAGGTGGACGTATACTCCGCCCGTCAAATGGAGGTTCAGTCTATCCTCTCCGTATTTAAGACCAAGGACCGCGCGGAGGGCGTGCAGGCGTTTATGGAAAAACGTTCACCGAATTTTACTGGAGAATGAAATTTAAAATTAAACAAATATTCACTAGGGAGATTTTGGAAGGCGAATTTAGTAGATATTATTAAAAATATTGTTAAGGAGGGGTAATGTGATGAATTTTTATAGAATCACAGTTAAAAATTTAACGTTTCTACTTCTGATTGGAATGATCTTGTTTTTCAGCGCGTGTTCAAATCCTGCTTCATCGGATCAGACGGGTCAACCATCCTCTGAAGGTACTTCTGAAGGTGCAAAGGAAGGTGACGTGATCAAATTAGGCTTGAGTGTTCCAATGTCAGGGGCTGCAGCCAGTTGGGGAATCACTGCAGAGTGGGTTGCAAAACAAGCAGCCAAATATTTCAATGAACAAGGTGGGGTCACAGTTAACGGAAAAAAATATACGTTTGAAGTAATCGCTTACGACAACAAATATAATTCTGCAGAAGGAGCGCAAGTTGCGCAAAAGCTTATTCATCGAGATAAGGTTGACTTTATCATTAGTTCAGTTGGTAGTGCTCCGACAAAGGCATTACAAGCTATCAGTGAGCCGGCGAAAGTGATTCATTTTACCACCGCTTGGGCCAGAGATATGAAAGGACCGAAATATCCATATACATTTACAACCCTCAACACACCGGTGGAAGTTGTTGAACCATTATATTCATACATTCTCGGAAACAACCCTAACGCCAAAAAAGTAGCAATCATTAACCCAAATGATGCTACCGGAACAGATACAGCAAATGTGTCGCAAGAAATATGGAAGATTAAAGGCGTGGATGTTGTAGCCAATGAGTTCTATGAAAGAGGAACAACAGAATTTTCCCAAATTGTTACGAAAATCATAAGCCAAAAACCAGATATAGTGGATTTAGGAGCTTCTTCACCTGGTGAGGCAGGTTTAATCTTGAAAGCTTTAAAAGAGCAGGGATGGGACGGGATAAAAATTATGGTAGCTGGAACATCGGGTGCGCAGTTGCTTGAGGCGGCAGGTGAGGCGGCTGAAGGTGTATTTTTAGGACTGGCACCAGATTTCGAGGGAGAGAAGGCCACTGACATCCAACGCGAGTTGGCAAAAAGAGCGAAAGAAGAAATCAATGAACAATTAAACGCTATATCCATCCAACCTTGGGATTCCATTGCAATCCTCAAAACCGCATTGGAAAAAGCAGGAACTTTTGAACCAGATAAACTAAGGGAAGTGATTCCCACCCTCATTTATGAAACCTCATATGGGAAGGCGGCATTCGGTTCTGAAACATATTATGGTTCACCCCAACAGCTCTTGTTACCGGTAACTGTTACTCAGATTCAAAATGGTAAGGTTGTGGAAGTAGAAAGAGTGATTCCTACGGAATTAAAAGAAAAGATTGGATAGTGTTAGCTTGCTTAAGATGGGGGTGAATATGATTCATCCCCATCAGATATATAAAAAAGCGGGTGATAAAATGAATACGATGACACAATTAATCATTAATTCGCTTCAGACTGGAGCTATATATGTCATCTTTGCACTAGGTCTTACACTGGTATTTGGTGTGATGAAGGTGGTCAATTTCGCTCATGGAGAATTTTATACAGCAGGAGCGTTTATCACATATCTTTTGTTACAAGAATGGGACCTTTCAAGTCGTTTAAACACGAACATTTTTGTAATGTATATTCTCACATTTATCATTGCAACGGTAACAATAGGGATATTTGGGCTTTTGATTGAAAAGTATATTTTTTCGCCATTTAGAGGAGATATGACATCAGGACTTATTATTTCACTGGGTTTATCAATGGTGATTCAAACCGTTCTGCTTATTATCCTGGGTGGTAATCCGAAAAAAGTTCCTACTATTTTTCAGGGAACAACCAATATTCTAGGAGGAACTGTTTCAAATGAAAGAATAATAATTTTTATTATTGCGTTGTTATTAACTGCAAGTTTATATTTGATTATTCAGAAAACAAAATTAGGGAAAGCAATGAGAGCAATTACCCAAGATAGAGAAGCAGCTGAGTTGCAAGGAATAAATTACAATTTTATTTCAGCATCGGGGTTTACATTAGGAGCTATTTTAGCAGCTATTGCTGGCGTATTGGTTGCGCCTGCTTCGATTGTTGAACCTTTTATTGGAAGTACTTACTTAATGAAAGCGTTTATTATCATTATTTTGGGCGGATTAGGGAGTATTCCGGGTTGTATTTTAGCGGGCTTTTTGTTGGGTTTTATAGAAAGTTTCGGTGCATTTTACTTTGACGTAGCTTTTGCAACCATTCTTTCATTCGTGATCGTAATGATAATGCTCTTATTAAGGCCAAAAGGACTGATGGGAAATGTATCAAAATAAGTTGAAAGCAGTATTCGTTGGCGCGGTATTAATCGCATTGGTGGCATACGGTTTTTTAAATACAGATCCTTATTCATCTCATTTTTTTATCTGGATTTGTTTAAATGCTGTGTTAGCGGTTTCGCTTCGCTTTGTCATGTTAATTGGTGAGATCAACTTGGCGCATGCGAGTTTTTTTGGGGTGGGAGCTTATACGTCTGCGGTATTAACCGTTCATTTCGGTTGGCCGTTTTTCATCGCATTTTTGGTCAGTGGGGTTTTAACAGCTCTGATCAGTATGTTGTTCGGTGTAATAGCATTTCGTCTAAAAGGCGCTTATTTTCTGCTGGTCAGTTTTGCGTTAGCCGAGGTTATGAGGTTGATTTTCGAAAACTTTTGGAAGGAAATTTTGGGAGGACATAACGGTATTATTGGCATTCCAAAACCAATGGAAGCCTACAACGGTTTTGTTACCATTATTGCAGTGTTGATTATTCTGGCATTTTATTTCCTGGAGAAATCTGATTTAGGAAAAATGTTAATGGCAATCGAAAATTCGGATCAACTTGCGAGATCGATTGGCATTCATGTCATGAAATTTAAAGTCCTGGCTTTAACAATTGCATCCTTTGCTGCTGGTCTTGCAGGGTCGATGTTTGCACACTTTAATGCCGTAATTAGTTCATTGGATTTTACCTTTCTCTTTTCTATCATGCTAGTTTCGTTTGTCATCATCGGTGGTCAGAAGAGCTTTCTTGGTCCAATTGTAGGCACAATTGTATTAAGTCTTGTTGCTGAATTTATTAGAGGAATCGGACCATATGAGCGGTTAGCTTATGGATTAGCGATTATTCTTACGATGTTATTTTTCCGAGACGGTCTGGTTGGTAAGCTGGGACAAGCATTATCAATGCTAAAAATAACGGTTGTTCAGACGCGCAAGAGGGAGGGGGCTTAGATTTGAGTCAAGTTCTCCTAGATGTGAAAAATATTGGGATAAATTTCGGTGGGCTGGCTGCTGTTAGCGACTTGTCTTTTCAGGTTAAGACAGGCGAGATTCTGGGATTGATCGGTCCGAATGGAGCGGGGAAAAGCACAACATTTAATTTAATTTCCGGTTTCTATAAACTTTCAACAGGAAAAGTATATTTCCATGGTGTTGAGATTACAAACCGGCCCCCTGAGTATTTGAATCGGCAAGGAATTGTCAGGACCTTTCAAAGTAATGTATTGTTCGATTCGATGACCGTTTCGGAAAATTTGTATTTGGGTGCCCTC
It encodes:
- a CDS encoding 1,4-dihydroxy-2-naphthoyl-CoA synthase; its protein translation is MTYQDILYTKKDGVAWITINRPEVYNAFRSLTVRELIAAFRDAWDDNTIGVVVLTGAGDKAFCTGGDQKDRGGEGYTGTGGGLEGGIGLEVEGLHTVIRNIPKPVIAAVNGYAIGGGHVLHVICDLTIASDRAKFGQAGPRVGSYDAGFGTAYLARIVGEKKAREIWYLCEQYTAQEALEMGLVNKVVPHEKLMEEVENWCQKLLAKSPTALKMLKYSFNADSASIEGITQLSMASLAMFYRTEEAMEGRNAFIEKRTPDFSKFRK
- a CDS encoding 2-hydroxycyclohexanecarboxyl-CoA dehydrogenase; the protein is MRLKDKVCIVTGGGRGIGEAICKKLASEGAKVVVADLLLDHAQATAGAIHQDGGNAMAIKVDVTILEDVEKMVEQTKQTFGRIDVLVNNAGWDKVEPFLDSTEETWDKVLAINLKGVFYTCKTVLPIMIEQGYGKVVNIGSDAGRVGSSGEAVYAAAKGGVIAFSKTLAREMARHKINVNVVCPGPADTPLFQEISSYNPKIADALERAIPLRRLAQPEDIAHAVCYFASDEAAYVTGQTLSVSGGLTMV
- a CDS encoding cyclohexanecarboxyl-CoA dehydrogenase — protein: MLNFAFTEEQEQLRKTLREFAQKELLPNYTKWDREKTFPLETWKKMGQLGLTGLRVHSEYGGIGADCITTGIAAEEVGKGDFNAAYAVMLNGLIGEILQAHATEHVKKTWLQPMAEGNRLLAIAITEPGAGSDAARIKTRAVRKGDEYVISGEKSGISLARVAHAFLIFAKTDPDAGARGVSVFLVPRNSDGIEIQGYEDMGNVPIGRGSVFLDQVRVPVEYRIGAENQGFYQIMNGFDLSRVLIALQCIGAAEQTLTETMEHVKERHAFGQPLAKFEGVSFPIAETHTWLEMARWLCYRTLWLRDQGLSHTKEAAMCKWIGPSIAAKAIHECLLLNGHYGYTKEMPIEQRLRDVIGLEIGDGTAQIQKIIIARELLGKEFKPY